The Methanobrevibacter sp. TMH8 DNA segment ACTTTATACAATCTAAATTTTACTATTAAACCATTAATTATTAGTTATAAAGCAATTTTATCATATTGAATCAATTTTTCAATTAAAAAAGAATTTATAATCAAAAAAACAATTTTTATATATATGATAAATTTTTCAATCTAAAAATAACTCTATATAAAATTGAAATATATAATCAAAATATATTATCATTATATACTCTATAAAATTCAAACAACAAAAGTTTTTAAGATATTAAAAACAAACTCTAAAAAATAAGTTTTTATAAAAGCTTTTAAAATATGAAAAAATATGAGTTATATAACAGAGCCTGTATAAATTTTAGATTTTAAAAATTAAAAAATATTCTATGTATTTTAGAAAAATAATAAAGAGTAGATTAAAATGGATGAAATATATGCAATAATACCTGTTTCAAAATTTTCTAATGCAAAGACTCGATTATCTCCTTTTTTAAAATTAGAAGAAAGAGAAGAACTTCTAAAAGCTATGTTAAAAGATGTAACAAAGACATTGAAAGATGTGGTTAATGAAGTAGTTATAATAAGTGCAGATAAAGATGTTTTAGAATATGCAAATGAACTTGAAGTTCTAACTTTAGTTGAAAACGAAGGATTGAATTTAAATACTGCTATTGAGCAAGCTATGGATTGGTGTAGGCATAAAACTAAGAAAGTTTTTATTGTACCTTCAGATATTCCACTTATTTCAAAAACAAATATTGATGCATTAATTGAATCAGCAAAAATCATCGATTTTATTATAGTTCCTTCAAAAGGTGGAGGAACAAATGGACTTATAATTAAACCACAATCAATCGACATGAAATTTGGAGAATTTAGTTTCAAAAAGCATGTGAAAGAAGCTAGTGATAATAAATTTGAACCAGTTATTTATGATTCATTCTATATGTCTCTTGATGTAAATACAACTGAAGATCTTGGTGAAATAATGATTCATGGATCTGGAAGTGAAACACAAAGCTATTTAAAAAGTTTAAATATTGGTGTTGAATCAATACATGGTGCAGAACGTTTAAAGGTTACTAGAAAAGATTAAATCCTTTATAATATGAATTCAATACAAATAATAGATGATATAATAGATAAATAATAGATAATATAATAGATGATACAATGATTGGGATTTCAATAGCTGGATTTGATCCATCTGGAGGTGCTGGAATAATAGCTGATATGAAGACATTTAGTGCCCTTGAAATTCATGGTACTGCAGCTATAACTGCATTAACAGCACAAAATCCCACTAAAGTATTTTCTTTAATGCCCATAAGTATAGAATATATAGAAGAACAAATTGATTCAATTTTTGATGAATATGGAGAATATATCTCTTATGGAAAAACAGGAATGCTTTATTCGACAGAAATAATTAAAACTGTAGGTAAAAAAATTAAAGAATATAATATTAAAGTTGTTGTAGATCCTGTTATGGTTGCAAGTGCAGGAGGATCTCTTTTAAAAGAAAGAGAAGAAATAAAGAATATGAAAGAAGAAATAGCTACTTCTTTAAAAAAATATTTACTACCACACTGTTTAATAGCTACTCCAAACATCCATGAAGCTGAAATTATCTCAGGGATTAAAATTAATAATACAAATAATGCCATAGAAGCAGCTTATAAAATTGGAGAAATTTCTAATGTTATAATAACAGGAGGCCATCTCGATGGAATCAATACTTTTTTCAACAAATCCACTGAAGAAATAAAAACTATAAAAAAGCCCCTCATTGAAACAAGCAATGTTCATGGGACAGGATGTTCTTTTTCAGCTGCATTAGCAGGATATAGTATAAAAGGAAATAATTTAACTACATCAATTGAAAAATCTCTTGATTTTGTAGAATTAGCTGTAAAAAAGGGAAAATATGGAACTTTAAAACAACCATATATTAGTGATTAGATATTTTAAATTAATCTAAATAAATGATTTAAATAAATACTTAATCAAAAGAATAATTATTCTTTTTTATCCTCTTTGTTAGCCCCATCATAATATTTCTTTTGCCAATTATATACAATATCATCAATAGTTGGATATATTCCTTTATACATATTTAATTTTTTATTTAAACCCATTTTCCACAATATATCTCTAACTGGTGAATTTATATGAGCTAATCTTAGTTCAACGCCTTTTTTAGCTAGAATATCTTGTAGAACTTCTAAATTTTCAGCTCCAGCCATATCTAGATAATCTGTATTTCCCATATCTAATACAAGTACAGAAATATTAGCATTTTCTTTTTCATTTTTTTCTTTTATTCTTTTTAATATTTCAAGATTGATATTTTCTGAATTTATAAATAGCTGTGCACCCTCAATACGTAAAATTAAAATATTAGGAGAAGTTTTCTCAGGCTCATGGAACTTAATATTTTTATATAACCTAGTTCCTTTAACACGACCTAATTCAACTATCTTAGGACTATAAATATTGTATAAAATTCCTAAAACAGAAATAATAACTCCAATAAATATTCCTTGAAGAATTCCCAAAAATACTACTCCTGTTAAAGTAACTATAGCATAGATAAATTCTTTTTTACTTATTCTATAATATCTCTTTAATTCTTTTAAATTGAAAAGTTTAGTTACAGCTACAATTATAATAGCTGCTAAAACTGTTGCTGGAAGATTACTGAAAAATTGTGTGAAAAATAAAAGTACTATTACTACAATCAGCCCTGAAAATAAGTTAGATAGGGGAGATTTTACCCCAGATTCTTCATTGATAGCAGATCTCGATAAACTCCCTCCTACAGGGAAACCTTGGAGTAAACCAGAAAATATATTAGATATTCCCAAAGCAAAGAGTTCTTTATTGTTATCAACAGAATTATTATCATTATCCTCTTTTAGAGCTAATGTTTTAGTTGCACCCATACCTTCAACATAACTTAAAATAAAACAGAATAAAGCAAGGTTTAATATAAGAGTGAGATCTCCACCAGGCAATTCTGGAAATTCAATCATCGGCAAACCTGAAGGAATGTTTCCTACTAAACTAACCCCTAACCAACTTAAATCCATGACTGAAAATAATATTATAGGTATTGCAACAATAAACAAAGCATTAGGTAATTTAGATAGATATTTTTCACTTAAAAGTAGATATACAATCGATATTATACCTATTCCCAAAGTAATAATATTGATTTCATTAATATGACCAGCCATATAAAATATCCTAGAAAAAACACCACCAGTCGCTCCATCAATCCCCATTAGTTTAGATATCTGAGTAATAGCTATATATATTGCTGCACCTGCAGAAAATCCTGTTAAAACAGTTTTAGAAATTAACCTAACAATAAATTCCATATGTAGAACCCAAGCTATTATTGAAAAAACACCTACTAATAACCCAACAAATGAAGCTATAGCCCAAAAATTAGAAGGATTAGCAATACTTAAGGTTCCAATTGTAGACCCTACTAAAATTGATAGTGCTGAAGTTGGACCAACAGAAAGTTGATTAGAAGTTCCAAAAATAAAATAAACAAATAAAGCAGCTAAAGCAGCATATAATCCTGCTTCAGGAGGCAAACCTGCTAATGATGAGTAAGCAATAACTTCAGGGATAGTGATTGCTCCAACAGTAATTCCAGCAATAATATCAAATCTTAAAAAGTCCTTATTATATTCTTTTGCCCATTTAAGAATTGGAAATAATCCTTTAATATTTTCTAACATATTAAAACCATTTAAAAATTTAATGAAGGTTAAAATAAAAAATAAATGAAAATATAATTGAATATAATCAAATTATATCAAAATATAATCAAATTATATCAAAATATATCAAAATATAATCAAATTATATCAAAGTATATTGAAAATATGATGATTAATATTTAAATTTTTATAATAATAATCAAATGATAATCAAATGATATTTTCAGATTATATAGAATGCTAAATATGAATAACCATTATTAAGTCATGAATAATATTTATTATTAATAATATTTATTATTATTTATTATTTATTATAAAAATTATCAAAAAAATAGTATTAAATTTCAAAAAAATCCATAAAAATAAAAAAAATAAAAAAATATACAAAAAAGTGTAAATCTATAAAAAATATAGTAAATCTATAAAAATAAAAAATAAAAAAATATACAAAAAAGTGTAAAACTATAAAAAATATAGTAAATCTATAAAAATTAAGAAAATAGTTATAATAACTCTTTTCTTAAGTCAATAGTATCTTTTAAATCAGGCCCTGTTGAAATTATAGTAACTGGGACTCCAGTTTCTTTTTCTATTTCATCAATAAAGGCTTTTGTTTCACCGGAAAGTGATGAATAATCTTGAGTTCTCTCACAGTTAGGGAATAGACGATCAACACATGTTAAAGCTATTTGAGTTGCACCATTAATCATACAAGCTTCTTTAGCTAAATCCATATCAAACAAACCAACCCTTCTTCTTCTACCAGTAACTGTCCCATATTCTTCAATACCTAATTCTTCAGCTTGTTCTTGAGGCATTTCAGATGGGAAAGGTCCTTCACCAACTCTTGTAATATATGATTTGAAAACTATAATTACATCATCAATTTTTGTTGGTCCAACTCCTACATCAGCTGCAAAAGTACTAGCTGTTGTATCTTTACTAGTTACAAAAGGATAAGTCCCATAATAAAGAGAAAGTCCAAAACCTTGAGAACCTTCTATGAAAACATCTTCACCATTATCAATAGCTTCATTAACCTCTAAAGGAACATCAGTGATATAATCTTCAAGTTCAGGAAGGTCTTGAGCCATTTTAGCTGTTCTCATAACACGATCAGAGTTAGCTGGACCACAACCAGTTCCAGTACTGCCAATCTTTTTAAAAAGATGATCTGAAGCTTGATCTCTTTCTTTATGTTCAGGAGCTATCATAGAACACCTATAATCCATAAAAGATCTGCTTCTTACATCATATTTATTAAGATAATCTAATTCATGGAAGAAAACTTCTGGATCAACAAGAACACCTGCGCCAATAAGCAATTTCGCATCCCTATGTACAAAACCAGAGGGAGTTAGTCTAAGCCCATATTTCTCACCATTAAATTCAACAGAATGACCAGCATTTGGCCCTACACCCGCACGAGCTATTATATTGGGCTTATCATTGTCACAGAGATAAGTTATACATTTTCCTTTACCTTCATCTCCCCAAGCTCCACCAACTAAAATATTACAAGTCATTGAAATCTCCCATTTTTCTAAATTATATTAAAAGTTTTAGTTTACTAACTAAATAGTTATTAATAGTAAATTATTAACTAAATAGTATATTTATATTGTTTTTTCATGAAATTATATGAATCTAATTATTTAGTTTATATTTAGTTTATTTTTCGAATCATTTAAATTTTTGATTATTTTTTTAACAAAATTATTGTCAAAATAGATATCTCATTATTAAATTAAACAACCCATTATACTATTGATATATTGTCATATATTAAGTTAATGTTTAATTCAATAATAATTATTGTTATATTAATAAAATCTAGATTAGTATTATCATATATAGAATTTTATAAAATAAATTAATAATTGTAAGTATTAAAAGTAAAAAGTTTAACATTAATAAAATAAACAATTCAAAATTAAAATATATTAATATTTATGCCATTTCAAGGATCTCAATTAATTTTTGTAAATATTTATATC contains these protein-coding regions:
- the cofC gene encoding 2-phospho-L-lactate guanylyltransferase encodes the protein MDEIYAIIPVSKFSNAKTRLSPFLKLEEREELLKAMLKDVTKTLKDVVNEVVIISADKDVLEYANELEVLTLVENEGLNLNTAIEQAMDWCRHKTKKVFIVPSDIPLISKTNIDALIESAKIIDFIIVPSKGGGTNGLIIKPQSIDMKFGEFSFKKHVKEASDNKFEPVIYDSFYMSLDVNTTEDLGEIMIHGSGSETQSYLKSLNIGVESIHGAERLKVTRKD
- the thiD gene encoding bifunctional hydroxymethylpyrimidine kinase/phosphomethylpyrimidine kinase, which translates into the protein MIGISIAGFDPSGGAGIIADMKTFSALEIHGTAAITALTAQNPTKVFSLMPISIEYIEEQIDSIFDEYGEYISYGKTGMLYSTEIIKTVGKKIKEYNIKVVVDPVMVASAGGSLLKEREEIKNMKEEIATSLKKYLLPHCLIATPNIHEAEIISGIKINNTNNAIEAAYKIGEISNVIITGGHLDGINTFFNKSTEEIKTIKKPLIETSNVHGTGCSFSAALAGYSIKGNNLTTSIEKSLDFVELAVKKGKYGTLKQPYISD
- a CDS encoding SulP family inorganic anion transporter, which produces MLENIKGLFPILKWAKEYNKDFLRFDIIAGITVGAITIPEVIAYSSLAGLPPEAGLYAALAALFVYFIFGTSNQLSVGPTSALSILVGSTIGTLSIANPSNFWAIASFVGLLVGVFSIIAWVLHMEFIVRLISKTVLTGFSAGAAIYIAITQISKLMGIDGATGGVFSRIFYMAGHINEINIITLGIGIISIVYLLLSEKYLSKLPNALFIVAIPIILFSVMDLSWLGVSLVGNIPSGLPMIEFPELPGGDLTLILNLALFCFILSYVEGMGATKTLALKEDNDNNSVDNNKELFALGISNIFSGLLQGFPVGGSLSRSAINEESGVKSPLSNLFSGLIVVIVLLFFTQFFSNLPATVLAAIIIVAVTKLFNLKELKRYYRISKKEFIYAIVTLTGVVFLGILQGIFIGVIISVLGILYNIYSPKIVELGRVKGTRLYKNIKFHEPEKTSPNILILRIEGAQLFINSENINLEILKRIKEKNEKENANISVLVLDMGNTDYLDMAGAENLEVLQDILAKKGVELRLAHINSPVRDILWKMGLNKKLNMYKGIYPTIDDIVYNWQKKYYDGANKEDKKE
- a CDS encoding adenylosuccinate synthetase, encoding MTCNILVGGAWGDEGKGKCITYLCDNDKPNIIARAGVGPNAGHSVEFNGEKYGLRLTPSGFVHRDAKLLIGAGVLVDPEVFFHELDYLNKYDVRSRSFMDYRCSMIAPEHKERDQASDHLFKKIGSTGTGCGPANSDRVMRTAKMAQDLPELEDYITDVPLEVNEAIDNGEDVFIEGSQGFGLSLYYGTYPFVTSKDTTASTFAADVGVGPTKIDDVIIVFKSYITRVGEGPFPSEMPQEQAEELGIEEYGTVTGRRRRVGLFDMDLAKEACMINGATQIALTCVDRLFPNCERTQDYSSLSGETKAFIDEIEKETGVPVTIISTGPDLKDTIDLRKELL